From a region of the Enterobacter sp. JBIWA008 genome:
- the dppA gene encoding dipeptide ABC transporter periplasmic-binding protein DppA, with translation MSISLKKSGMLKLGLSLVAMTVAASVQAKTLVYCSEGSPEGFNPQLFTSGTTYDASSVPIYNRLVEFKTGTTEVIPGLAEKWDVSEDGKTYTFHLRKGVKWQDSKEFKPTRDFNADDVVFSFDRQKNAQNPYHKVSGGSYEYFEGMGLPDLISEVKKVDDNTVQFVLTRPEAPFLADLAMDFASILSKEYADNMLKAGTPEKVDLNPIGTGPFQLLQYQKDSRILYKAFEGYWGTKPKIDRLVFSITPDASVRYAKLQKNECQVMPYPNPADIARMKQDKNINLLEQAGLNVGYLSFNTEKKPFDDVKVRQALTYAVNKEAIIKAVYQGAGVAAKNLIPPTMWGYNDDVKDYTYDPEKAKALLKEAGQDKGFTVELWAMPVQRPYNPNARRMAEMVQADWAKVGVQAKIVTYEWGEYLKRAKAGEHQAVMMGWTGDNGDPDNFFATLFSCAAAKDGSNYSRWCYKPFEDLIQPARATDDHNKRIELYKQAQVVMHDQAPALIVAHSTVYEPVRKEVKGYVVDPLGKHHFENVSVE, from the coding sequence ATGAGTATTTCCTTGAAGAAGTCAGGGATGCTGAAGCTTGGTCTGAGCCTGGTGGCTATGACCGTGGCAGCAAGCGTACAGGCAAAAACCCTGGTTTACTGTTCTGAAGGCTCGCCGGAAGGCTTTAACCCACAGCTCTTTACTTCTGGTACGACTTACGACGCAAGCTCTGTACCGATCTATAACCGTCTGGTTGAATTCAAAACCGGCACCACGGAAGTGATTCCGGGTCTGGCCGAGAAGTGGGACGTCAGCGAAGACGGTAAAACCTACACCTTCCACCTGCGCAAGGGCGTGAAGTGGCAGGACAGCAAAGAATTCAAACCAACGCGCGACTTTAACGCCGACGACGTTGTGTTCTCCTTCGACCGTCAGAAAAACGCTCAGAACCCGTACCACAAAGTCTCTGGCGGCAGCTATGAATACTTCGAAGGGATGGGTCTGCCGGATCTGATCTCTGAAGTGAAAAAAGTGGACGATAATACCGTTCAGTTCGTGCTGACGCGTCCGGAAGCACCGTTCCTGGCTGACCTGGCCATGGACTTCGCCTCAATTCTGTCCAAAGAGTACGCGGACAACATGCTGAAAGCCGGTACGCCGGAAAAAGTCGACCTGAACCCAATCGGTACCGGTCCATTCCAGCTGCTGCAGTACCAGAAAGACTCCCGTATTCTGTATAAAGCATTCGAAGGCTACTGGGGCACCAAGCCGAAGATTGATCGTCTGGTCTTCTCCATCACGCCTGATGCGTCAGTACGTTATGCAAAACTGCAGAAAAACGAATGCCAGGTTATGCCATACCCGAACCCGGCTGATATCGCCCGTATGAAGCAGGACAAGAACATCAACCTGCTGGAGCAGGCTGGCCTGAACGTGGGCTATCTCTCCTTCAACACCGAGAAGAAACCGTTTGATGACGTGAAAGTGCGTCAGGCGCTGACCTACGCGGTGAACAAAGAAGCGATCATCAAGGCCGTTTACCAGGGCGCGGGCGTTGCAGCCAAAAACCTGATCCCGCCAACCATGTGGGGCTATAACGACGACGTTAAAGACTACACCTACGATCCTGAGAAAGCGAAAGCGCTGCTGAAAGAAGCGGGCCAGGATAAAGGCTTTACCGTTGAGCTGTGGGCTATGCCGGTACAGCGTCCGTACAACCCGAACGCACGCCGTATGGCGGAAATGGTTCAGGCTGACTGGGCTAAGGTTGGCGTTCAGGCCAAGATTGTGACCTACGAGTGGGGCGAGTACCTGAAGCGCGCCAAAGCGGGTGAGCACCAGGCGGTCATGATGGGCTGGACCGGTGATAACGGGGATCCGGACAACTTCTTCGCCACCCTTTTCAGCTGCGCGGCGGCGAAAGACGGCTCTAACTACTCTCGCTGGTGCTACAAGCCGTTTGAAGACCTGATCCAGCCGGCGCGTGCGACCGACGATCACAACAAACGTATTGAACTGTACAAGCAGGCTCAGGTTGTTATGCACGATCAGGCTCCGGCGCTGATTGTTGCTCACTCCACCGTTTACGAGCCAGTGCGCAAAGAAGTGAAGGGCTACGTGGTTGATCCGCTGGGCAAACACCACTTCGAAAACGTATCGGTTGAATAA
- the dppB gene encoding dipeptide ABC transporter permease DppB yields MLQFILRRLGLVIPTFIGITLLTFAFVHMIPGDPVMIMAGERGISPERHAQLLAELGLDKPMWQQYLHYIWGVLHGDLGISLKSRLPVWDEFVPRFKATLELGVCAMIFATAVGIPVGVLAAVKRGSIFDHTAVGLALTGYSMPIFWWGMMLIMLVSVQLNLTPVSGRVSDMVFLDDSNPLTGFMLIDTAIWGEEGNFIDAVAHMILPAMVLGTIPLAVIVRMTRSSMLEVLGEDYIRTARAKGLTRMRVIIVHALRNAMLPVVTVIGLQVGTLLAGAILTETIFSWPGLGRWLIDALQRRDYPVVQGGVLLVATMIILVNLLVDLLYGVVNPRIRHKK; encoded by the coding sequence ATGTTGCAGTTCATCCTCCGACGTCTGGGACTTGTTATCCCCACGTTTATCGGTATCACCCTTCTCACTTTTGCCTTCGTCCATATGATCCCCGGTGACCCGGTAATGATTATGGCGGGCGAGCGTGGTATTTCCCCTGAGCGCCATGCACAGCTGCTGGCGGAACTCGGTCTCGATAAGCCGATGTGGCAGCAATACCTCCACTATATCTGGGGCGTGTTGCACGGTGATTTAGGGATTTCGCTGAAAAGCCGTCTTCCGGTGTGGGACGAGTTCGTGCCGCGTTTTAAAGCGACACTGGAGCTTGGCGTCTGCGCCATGATTTTTGCCACTGCGGTGGGTATTCCTGTTGGGGTACTGGCTGCCGTTAAGCGTGGCTCTATTTTCGACCATACCGCCGTTGGCCTGGCGCTGACCGGCTACTCCATGCCTATCTTCTGGTGGGGCATGATGCTGATCATGCTGGTATCGGTGCAGCTTAACCTGACACCGGTTTCCGGGCGCGTTAGCGATATGGTCTTCCTGGATGACTCCAACCCGCTCACCGGCTTTATGCTGATTGATACGGCTATCTGGGGCGAAGAGGGCAACTTCATTGATGCCGTCGCGCACATGATTCTGCCTGCCATGGTGCTGGGCACCATTCCTCTGGCGGTGATAGTGCGTATGACCCGTTCATCGATGCTGGAAGTGCTGGGTGAGGATTATATCCGCACCGCGCGCGCCAAGGGCCTGACGCGTATGCGCGTCATCATCGTTCACGCGCTGCGTAATGCCATGCTGCCGGTGGTGACGGTTATCGGTCTCCAGGTAGGGACGTTGCTGGCGGGGGCGATCCTGACCGAAACCATCTTCTCCTGGCCGGGCCTTGGACGCTGGCTGATTGACGCGCTGCAACGCCGTGACTATCCGGTTGTGCAGGGCGGTGTACTGCTGGTCGCGACGATGATTATCCTCGTCAACCTGCTGGTCGATTTGCTGTACGGCGTGGTGAACCCGCGTATTCGTCATAAGAAGTAA
- the dppC gene encoding dipeptide ABC transporter permease DppC yields MSQVTQNKVVAAPVPMTPLQEFWHYFKRNKGAVVGLVYVAIMILIAVFANFLAPYNPADQFRDALLAPPAWQDGGSLAHLLGTDDVGRDVLSRLMYGARLSLLVGCLVVVLSLIMGIVLGLVAGYFGGIVDNIIMRIVDIMLALPSLLLALVLVAIFGPSIGNAALALTFVALPHYVRLTRAAVLVEVNRDYVTASRVAGAGAMRQMFVNIFPNCLAPLIVQASLGFSNAILDMAALGFLGMGAQPPTPEWGTMLSDVLQFAQSAWWVVTFPGLAILLTVLAFNLMGDGLRDALDPKLKQ; encoded by the coding sequence ATGTCACAAGTCACTCAAAATAAAGTGGTCGCTGCACCGGTTCCTATGACGCCGCTGCAGGAATTCTGGCACTACTTCAAGCGCAATAAAGGCGCGGTGGTAGGGCTGGTGTATGTCGCTATCATGATCCTGATTGCGGTGTTTGCGAACTTCCTCGCACCGTATAACCCGGCGGACCAGTTCCGCGATGCGCTGCTCGCGCCACCTGCGTGGCAGGATGGCGGTAGCCTGGCGCACCTGCTGGGTACCGATGACGTGGGCCGCGACGTGCTGTCGCGTCTGATGTACGGCGCGCGCCTGTCGCTGCTGGTCGGCTGCCTGGTGGTGGTATTGTCCCTGATTATGGGGATCGTTCTCGGCCTGGTTGCCGGTTACTTCGGCGGCATCGTTGATAACATCATCATGCGTATCGTCGACATCATGCTGGCGCTGCCAAGCCTGCTGCTGGCGCTGGTACTGGTGGCGATCTTCGGCCCGTCGATTGGGAACGCCGCGCTGGCGTTGACCTTCGTGGCGCTCCCTCACTACGTACGTTTAACCCGTGCGGCGGTGCTGGTGGAAGTGAACCGGGACTACGTCACGGCGTCTCGCGTGGCGGGTGCCGGTGCGATGCGCCAGATGTTCGTTAATATCTTCCCTAACTGCCTTGCGCCGCTGATTGTTCAGGCGTCGCTTGGTTTCTCTAACGCCATTCTTGATATGGCCGCTCTTGGCTTCCTGGGCATGGGTGCGCAGCCGCCAACACCGGAGTGGGGCACCATGCTCTCCGACGTGTTGCAGTTCGCACAAAGCGCCTGGTGGGTTGTCACCTTCCCGGGTCTGGCAATCCTGCTGACGGTGCTGGCATTTAACCTGATGGGTGATGGCCTGCGTGATGCGCTTGATCCCAAACTGAAGCAGTAA
- the dppD gene encoding dipeptide ABC transporter ATP-binding protein — MALLNVDKLSVHFGDEGTPFRAVDRISYSVNQGEVVGIVGESGSGKSVSSLAIMGLIDYPGRVMAENLQFNGQDLKRISEKQRRQLVGAEVAMIFQDPMTSLNPCYTVGFQIMEAIKVHQGGNKKTRRQRAIDLLNQVGIPDPASRLDVYPHQLSGGMSQRVMIAMAIACRPKLLIADEPTTALDVTIQAQIIELLLELQQKENMALVLITHDLALVAEAAHKIIVMYAGQVVETGNSHDIFRAPRHPYTQALLRALPEFAQDKARLASLPGVVPGKYDRPQGCLLNPRCPYATDKCRAEEPELNQLADGRQSKCHYPLDDAGRPTL, encoded by the coding sequence ATGGCGTTATTAAATGTAGATAAATTATCGGTGCACTTCGGCGACGAAGGCACTCCGTTTCGCGCCGTGGACCGCATCAGCTACAGCGTAAATCAGGGCGAAGTGGTTGGCATTGTCGGGGAGTCCGGTTCCGGTAAGTCGGTGAGTTCACTGGCGATCATGGGGCTGATTGATTATCCGGGCCGCGTAATGGCGGAAAACCTGCAGTTTAACGGTCAGGACCTGAAGCGCATTTCTGAGAAACAGCGCCGCCAGCTGGTGGGTGCCGAAGTGGCGATGATTTTCCAGGACCCGATGACCAGCCTGAACCCGTGCTACACCGTCGGTTTCCAGATTATGGAAGCGATTAAGGTGCATCAGGGCGGGAATAAGAAAACCCGTCGTCAGCGCGCGATCGACCTGCTGAACCAGGTGGGTATTCCTGACCCGGCATCACGCCTGGACGTTTACCCGCACCAGCTCTCCGGTGGGATGAGCCAGCGCGTGATGATCGCCATGGCGATTGCCTGTCGACCAAAACTGCTGATTGCGGATGAACCGACGACGGCGCTGGATGTGACCATTCAGGCACAAATCATCGAACTGCTGCTGGAGCTGCAGCAGAAAGAGAATATGGCGCTGGTGCTGATTACGCACGATCTGGCGCTGGTGGCCGAAGCCGCGCATAAAATCATCGTGATGTATGCCGGCCAGGTGGTCGAGACCGGGAATTCACACGATATTTTCCGCGCGCCGCGTCACCCGTATACCCAGGCGCTTTTACGCGCGCTGCCGGAGTTTGCCCAGGACAAAGCGCGTCTGGCGTCGCTGCCGGGTGTGGTACCGGGTAAATATGACCGTCCGCAGGGCTGTCTGCTCAATCCGCGCTGCCCGTATGCGACGGACAAATGCCGGGCAGAAGAGCCAGAGCTGAACCAGCTTGCTGACGGTCGTCAGTCGAAATGCCACTACCCACTCGATGATGCCGGGAGGCCAACACTATGA
- the dppF gene encoding dipeptide ABC transporter ATP-binding subunit DppF, giving the protein MSTQQATTQQPLLQAIDLKKYYPVKKGLFAPERLVKALDGVSFNLERGKTLAVVGESGCGKSTLGRLLTMIEVPTGGELYYQGQDLLKHDPQAQKLRRQKIQIVFQNPYGSLNPRKKVGQILEEPLLINSNLSKEQRREKALAMMAKVGLKTEHYDRYPHMFSGGQRQRIAIARGLMLDPDVVIADEPVSALDVSVRAQVLNLMMDLQQELGLSYVFISHDLSVVEHIADEVMVMYLGRCVEKGTKDQIFNNPRHPYTQALLSATPRLNPDDRRERIKLTGELPSPLNPPPGCAFNARCSRRFGPCTQLQPQLKDYGGQLVACFAVDQDENGEKPHA; this is encoded by the coding sequence ATGAGTACGCAACAGGCCACCACGCAACAACCGCTGTTGCAGGCCATCGATCTGAAAAAATACTACCCGGTGAAGAAGGGACTGTTTGCCCCTGAACGCCTTGTGAAAGCACTGGACGGCGTTTCCTTTAACCTCGAACGCGGTAAAACGCTGGCGGTGGTGGGGGAGTCAGGCTGCGGCAAATCCACGCTGGGCCGTCTGCTGACGATGATTGAAGTGCCGACCGGCGGTGAGCTCTATTATCAGGGGCAGGATCTGCTCAAGCACGATCCGCAGGCGCAGAAGCTGCGTCGCCAGAAAATCCAGATTGTGTTCCAGAACCCGTATGGTTCTTTGAACCCGCGTAAAAAAGTCGGGCAGATTCTGGAAGAGCCGCTGCTGATCAACAGTAATCTGAGCAAGGAGCAGCGCCGTGAAAAAGCGCTGGCGATGATGGCGAAGGTCGGCCTGAAAACCGAGCATTATGACCGCTATCCGCACATGTTCTCCGGCGGCCAGCGTCAGCGTATCGCTATCGCGCGCGGGCTGATGCTCGATCCGGACGTGGTGATTGCCGATGAGCCGGTCTCCGCGCTCGACGTATCCGTGCGTGCGCAGGTGCTGAACCTGATGATGGATCTCCAGCAGGAGCTGGGGCTGTCGTATGTGTTCATCTCCCACGACCTGTCGGTTGTCGAGCACATTGCTGATGAAGTGATGGTGATGTACCTGGGGCGCTGCGTGGAGAAGGGGACCAAAGACCAGATATTTAATAACCCTCGTCACCCGTATACCCAGGCGCTACTGTCTGCGACGCCGCGTCTGAACCCGGACGATCGTCGTGAGCGTATTAAGCTGACGGGTGAACTGCCAAGTCCGCTGAATCCACCTCCGGGATGTGCATTCAACGCCCGCTGCAGTCGCCGCTTTGGCCCGTGCACCCAGCTTCAGCCTCAGCTGAAGGATTATGGCGGTCAACTGGTAGCCTGCTTCGCGGTCGATCAGGATGAAAATGGCGAGAAGCCACATGCATAA
- the coaA gene encoding type I pantothenate kinase, producing MSKKEQTLMTPYLHFNRSQWAALRDSVPMTLTEGEIARLKGINEDLSLEEVAEIYLPLSRLLNFYISSNLRRQAVLEQFLGTNGQRIPYIISIAGSVAVGKSTTARVLQALLSRWPEHRSVELITTDGFLHPNEVLKERGLMKKKGFPLSYDMHRLVKFVSDLKSGVPHVTAPVYSHLIYDRIPGGDKTVVQPDILILEGLNVLQSGMDYPHDPHHVFVSDFVDFSIYVDAPEDLLQNWYINRFLKFREGAFTDPDSYFHHYAQLSEEEAINVATGLWNEINYVNLKENILPTRERASLILTKSEKHAVDQIRLRK from the coding sequence ATGAGCAAAAAAGAGCAAACGTTAATGACGCCTTATCTTCACTTTAACCGCAGCCAGTGGGCTGCCCTGCGTGATTCCGTCCCTATGACGCTGACGGAAGGTGAAATCGCACGGTTAAAAGGGATAAACGAAGATCTGTCCCTGGAAGAAGTGGCAGAAATTTATCTCCCCCTCTCTCGCTTGCTTAACTTCTATATCAGCTCGAACCTGCGCCGTCAGGCCGTGCTGGAGCAGTTTCTCGGGACGAACGGTCAACGCATTCCTTATATCATTAGTATCGCAGGCAGCGTGGCCGTGGGTAAAAGTACCACCGCGCGTGTTCTGCAGGCGCTGCTGAGCCGCTGGCCGGAACACCGCAGCGTGGAGCTGATCACCACCGACGGCTTCCTGCACCCGAACGAGGTGTTAAAAGAACGCGGACTGATGAAGAAGAAGGGCTTCCCGCTTTCTTATGATATGCACCGTCTGGTGAAATTTGTCTCTGACCTGAAATCCGGCGTGCCGCACGTCACTGCGCCAGTCTATTCGCACCTGATCTACGATCGCATCCCGGGTGGAGATAAAACGGTGGTCCAGCCGGACATCCTGATTCTGGAAGGTCTGAACGTGCTGCAAAGCGGGATGGACTATCCTCACGACCCGCATCACGTATTCGTCTCGGATTTCGTCGATTTCTCTATTTATGTCGATGCGCCGGAAGACCTGCTGCAAAACTGGTACATCAATCGTTTCCTGAAGTTCCGCGAAGGGGCGTTCACTGACCCGGATTCCTATTTCCACCACTATGCTCAGCTTTCTGAAGAAGAAGCGATCAACGTGGCCACGGGGCTGTGGAACGAGATCAACTACGTGAACCTCAAAGAGAACATCCTGCCGACGCGCGAGCGCGCGAGCCTGATCCTCACCAAGAGCGAGAAGCACGCCGTCGACCAGATTCGCCTGCGAAAATAA
- the tuf gene encoding elongation factor Tu yields MSKEKFERTKPHVNVGTIGHVDHGKTTLTAAITTVLAKTYGGSARAFDQIDNAPEEKARGITINTSHVEYDTPTRHYAHVDCPGHADYVKNMITGAAQMDGAILVVAATDGPMPQTREHILLGRQVGVPFIIVFLNKCDMVDDEELLELVEMEVRELLSQYDFPGDDTPIVRGSALKALEGEAEWEAKIIELAGFLDSYIPEPERAIDKPFLLPIEDVFSISGRGTVVTGRVERGIIKVGEEVEIVGIKETAKSTCTGVEMFRKLLDEGRAGENVGVLLRGIKREEIERGQVLAKPGSIKPHTKFESEVYILSKDEGGRHTPFFKGYRPQFYFRTTDVTGTIELPEGVEMVMPGDNIKMVVTLIHPIAMDDGLRFAIREGGRTVGAGVVAKVLG; encoded by the coding sequence ATGTCTAAAGAAAAGTTTGAACGTACAAAACCGCACGTTAACGTCGGTACTATCGGCCACGTTGACCATGGTAAAACAACGCTGACCGCTGCAATCACTACCGTTCTGGCAAAAACCTACGGTGGTTCTGCTCGCGCATTCGACCAGATCGATAACGCGCCAGAAGAAAAAGCACGTGGTATCACCATCAACACTTCCCACGTTGAATATGACACCCCGACTCGCCACTACGCACACGTAGACTGCCCAGGCCACGCCGACTATGTTAAAAACATGATCACCGGTGCTGCGCAGATGGACGGCGCGATCCTGGTTGTTGCTGCGACTGATGGCCCAATGCCTCAGACTCGTGAGCACATCCTGCTGGGTCGTCAGGTAGGCGTTCCTTTCATCATCGTGTTCCTGAACAAATGCGACATGGTTGATGACGAAGAGCTGCTGGAACTGGTAGAGATGGAAGTTCGTGAACTGCTGTCTCAGTACGATTTCCCAGGCGACGATACCCCAATCGTTCGTGGTTCTGCTCTGAAAGCGCTGGAAGGCGAAGCTGAGTGGGAAGCGAAAATCATCGAACTGGCTGGCTTCCTGGATTCTTACATCCCAGAACCAGAGCGTGCGATTGACAAGCCATTCCTGCTGCCAATCGAAGACGTATTCTCCATCTCCGGTCGTGGTACCGTTGTTACCGGTCGTGTAGAGCGCGGTATCATCAAAGTTGGCGAAGAAGTTGAAATCGTTGGTATCAAAGAGACTGCGAAGTCTACCTGTACTGGCGTTGAGATGTTCCGCAAACTGCTGGACGAAGGCCGTGCTGGTGAGAACGTTGGTGTTCTGCTGCGTGGTATCAAACGTGAAGAAATCGAACGTGGTCAGGTTCTGGCGAAGCCAGGCTCAATCAAGCCACACACCAAGTTCGAATCTGAAGTGTACATTCTGTCCAAAGACGAAGGCGGCCGTCATACTCCGTTCTTCAAAGGCTACCGTCCACAGTTCTACTTCCGTACAACTGACGTGACCGGTACCATCGAACTGCCAGAAGGCGTAGAGATGGTAATGCCAGGCGACAACATCAAGATGGTTGTGACTCTGATCCACCCAATCGCGATGGACGACGGTCTGCGTTTCGCAATCCGTGAAGGCGGCCGTACCGTTGGCGCGGGCGTGGTTGCTAAAGTTCTCGGCTAA
- the secE gene encoding preprotein translocase subunit SecE has protein sequence MSANTEAQGSGRGLEAMKWVAVAVLLIVAIVGNYLYRDMMLPLRALAVVILIAAAGGVALLTTKGKATVAFAREARTEVRKVIWPTRQETLHTTLIVAAVTAVMSLILWGLDGILVRLVSFITGLRF, from the coding sequence ATGAGTGCGAATACCGAAGCTCAAGGGAGCGGGCGCGGCCTGGAAGCGATGAAGTGGGTCGCTGTTGCCGTGCTGCTGATTGTGGCAATCGTTGGCAACTATCTTTATCGTGACATGATGCTGCCGCTCCGCGCGCTGGCAGTGGTGATTCTGATTGCTGCAGCGGGCGGTGTCGCGCTGTTGACGACTAAGGGTAAAGCAACCGTTGCTTTCGCTCGCGAAGCACGTACCGAAGTCCGCAAGGTCATTTGGCCGACTCGCCAGGAAACATTGCACACCACGCTGATCGTGGCTGCAGTGACTGCGGTAATGTCACTGATCCTGTGGGGACTGGATGGTATTCTGGTTCGCCTGGTTTCCTTTATTACTGGCCTGAGGTTCTAA
- the nusG gene encoding transcription termination/antitermination protein NusG, with protein sequence MSEAPKKRWYVVQAFSGFEGRVATSLREHIKLHNMEELFGEVMVPTEEVVEIRGGQRRKSERKFFPGYVLVQMVMNDASWHLVRSVPRVMGFIGGTSDRPAPISDKEVDAIMNRLQQVGDKPRPKTLFEPGEMVRVSDGPFADFNGVVEEVDYEKSRLKVSVSIFGRATPVELDFAQVEKA encoded by the coding sequence ATGTCTGAAGCCCCTAAAAAGCGTTGGTACGTCGTTCAGGCGTTTTCCGGTTTTGAAGGCCGCGTAGCAACGTCGCTGCGTGAGCATATCAAATTACATAATATGGAAGAGTTGTTTGGCGAAGTTATGGTCCCGACCGAAGAAGTGGTCGAGATCCGTGGCGGCCAGCGTCGCAAAAGCGAGCGCAAATTCTTCCCGGGTTACGTGCTGGTTCAGATGGTGATGAACGACGCGAGCTGGCACCTGGTGCGCAGCGTACCGCGCGTGATGGGCTTTATCGGCGGCACGTCTGACCGTCCGGCGCCAATCAGCGACAAAGAAGTTGATGCGATTATGAACCGCCTGCAGCAGGTGGGTGATAAGCCGCGTCCGAAAACGCTGTTTGAACCGGGTGAGATGGTTCGTGTTAGCGACGGTCCGTTTGCTGACTTTAATGGCGTCGTTGAAGAAGTGGACTACGAGAAGTCCCGCCTGAAAGTTTCTGTTTCTATCTTCGGTCGTGCGACCCCGGTAGAACTGGACTTTGCACAGGTCGAAAAAGCCTAA
- the rplK gene encoding 50S ribosomal protein L11, with amino-acid sequence MAKKVQAYVKLQVAAGMANPSPPVGPALGQQGVNIMEFCKAFNAKTESLEKGLPIPVVITVYADRSFTFVTKTPPAAVLLKKAAGIKSGSGKPNKDKVGKISRAQLQEIAQTKAADMTGADIEAMTRSIEGTARSMGLVVED; translated from the coding sequence ATGGCTAAGAAAGTACAAGCCTACGTCAAGCTGCAGGTTGCAGCTGGTATGGCGAACCCAAGTCCACCAGTTGGTCCAGCTCTGGGTCAGCAGGGTGTGAACATCATGGAATTCTGTAAAGCGTTCAACGCAAAAACTGAATCCCTGGAAAAAGGTCTGCCAATCCCAGTCGTAATCACTGTTTACGCTGACCGTTCTTTCACTTTCGTTACCAAAACCCCTCCAGCAGCAGTTCTGCTGAAGAAAGCGGCTGGTATCAAGTCTGGTTCCGGTAAACCGAACAAAGACAAAGTGGGTAAAATTTCCCGCGCTCAGCTGCAGGAAATCGCGCAGACCAAAGCTGCCGACATGACTGGTGCCGACATTGAAGCGATGACTCGCTCAATCGAAGGTACTGCACGTTCCATGGGCCTGGTAGTGGAGGACTAA
- the rplA gene encoding 50S ribosomal protein L1: MAKLTKRMSVIRDKVDATKQYDINEAIALLKELATAKFVESVDVAVNLGIDARKSDQNVRGATVLPHGTGRSVRVAVFAQGANAEAAKAAGAELVGMEDLADQIKKGEMNFDVVIASPDAMRVVGQLGQVLGPRGLMPNPKVGTVTPNVAEAVKNAKAGQVRYRNDKNGIIHTTIGKVDFDADKLKENLEALLVALKKAKPTQAKGVYIKKVSISTTMGAGVAVDQAGLSAAAN, translated from the coding sequence ATGGCTAAACTGACCAAGCGCATGTCCGTGATCCGTGACAAAGTTGATGCGACCAAACAGTACGACATCAACGAAGCTATCGCTCTGCTGAAAGAACTGGCAACGGCTAAGTTCGTAGAAAGCGTTGACGTTGCCGTTAACCTGGGCATCGACGCGCGTAAATCCGATCAGAACGTTCGTGGCGCAACTGTACTGCCACACGGTACTGGCCGTTCCGTTCGTGTAGCTGTATTTGCTCAGGGTGCAAACGCTGAAGCTGCTAAAGCTGCTGGCGCTGAACTGGTAGGTATGGAAGATCTGGCTGATCAGATCAAGAAAGGCGAAATGAACTTTGACGTTGTTATTGCTTCTCCAGATGCAATGCGCGTTGTTGGCCAGCTGGGCCAGGTTCTGGGTCCACGCGGCCTGATGCCAAACCCGAAAGTAGGTACTGTAACCCCTAACGTTGCTGAAGCGGTTAAGAACGCTAAAGCAGGTCAGGTTCGTTATCGTAACGACAAAAACGGCATCATCCACACCACCATCGGTAAAGTGGACTTTGACGCTGACAAACTGAAAGAAAACCTGGAAGCTCTGCTGGTTGCGCTGAAAAAAGCTAAACCAACTCAGGCGAAAGGCGTGTACATCAAGAAAGTTAGCATCTCCACCACCATGGGTGCAGGTGTTGCAGTTGACCAGGCTGGCCTGAGCGCTGCTGCAAACTAA
- the rplJ gene encoding 50S ribosomal protein L10 produces MALNLQDKQAIVAEVSEVAKGALSAVVADSRGVTVDKMTELRKAGREAGVYMRVVRNTLLRRVVEGTQFECLKDTFVGPTLIAYSMEHPGAAARLFKEFAKANAKFEVKAAAFEGELIPASQIDRLATLPTYEEAIARLMATMKEASAGKLVRTLAAVRDAKEAA; encoded by the coding sequence ATGGCTTTAAATCTTCAAGACAAACAAGCGATTGTTGCTGAAGTCAGCGAAGTAGCCAAAGGCGCGCTGTCTGCAGTAGTTGCGGATTCCCGTGGCGTTACTGTAGACAAAATGACTGAACTGCGTAAAGCAGGTCGTGAAGCTGGCGTATACATGCGTGTTGTTCGTAACACCCTGCTGCGTCGCGTAGTTGAAGGTACTCAGTTCGAGTGCCTGAAAGACACGTTTGTTGGTCCGACCCTGATTGCATACTCTATGGAACACCCGGGCGCTGCTGCTCGTCTGTTCAAAGAGTTCGCGAAAGCGAATGCAAAATTTGAGGTCAAAGCTGCAGCCTTTGAAGGTGAGTTGATCCCGGCATCGCAAATCGATCGCCTGGCAACCCTGCCGACCTACGAAGAAGCAATTGCACGCCTGATGGCAACCATGAAAGAAGCTTCGGCTGGCAAACTGGTTCGCACTCTGGCTGCTGTTCGCGATGCGAAAGAAGCTGCTTAA